A genomic segment from Nitrospira sp. MA-1 encodes:
- the guaA gene encoding glutamine-hydrolyzing GMP synthase, producing MHSQHDTIVILDFGSQYTQLIARRIREFHIFSVILPSQATVQDILNYHPKGIIFSGGPASVTHAHAPKIDSQIFDLAIPILGICYGMQLLAHQCGGTVNPTPHREFGRADLTIDDNTNLFLGLDPATAFPVWMSHGDSVQQLPPGFQVIAHTTHAPIAAMKSSPNTQQLFGIQFHPEVIHTLHGSTILQNFARHICHCEPTWTMGSFIEQAVTNIRQTVGSDKVICALSGGVDSTVAAVLAHRAIGDQLTCIFIDNGLMRKNEVAQLQTTFDSAYHLKVRIADHGDTFLSALGRTTDPERKRKIIGRQFIKVFEQEAVSLGTVKFLVQGTLYPDVIESLSVKGPSATIKTHHNVGGLPKRMKFKLIEPFRELFKDEVRQLGLELGLPEDIVWRQPFPGPGLAIRIIGSVTAQRLAILREADAIVRDEIERAGLSRTIWQSFAVLLPIQTVGVMGDQRTYESVVAIRAVTSTDGMTADWGVIPPEVLGKMSNRIINEVQGVNRVVYDISSKPPATIEWE from the coding sequence ATGCACTCGCAACACGATACCATTGTCATTCTTGATTTTGGATCGCAGTATACGCAACTCATCGCACGGCGGATACGCGAATTCCACATTTTCTCTGTCATCCTCCCCTCGCAGGCGACGGTTCAGGACATCCTTAACTACCACCCCAAAGGGATTATTTTTTCCGGAGGTCCGGCCAGCGTTACTCATGCCCATGCCCCCAAAATAGACAGCCAAATTTTTGATCTTGCCATACCCATCCTGGGCATCTGCTACGGCATGCAATTACTCGCCCATCAATGTGGCGGAACCGTCAATCCCACACCCCATCGTGAATTCGGTCGAGCCGATCTGACCATTGACGACAACACGAATTTATTTCTTGGCCTTGATCCCGCAACCGCATTTCCTGTGTGGATGTCTCATGGGGATTCCGTTCAACAACTTCCACCAGGATTTCAAGTGATTGCCCACACGACCCATGCCCCGATCGCCGCGATGAAGTCCTCCCCAAATACCCAACAGCTCTTTGGGATCCAGTTCCACCCTGAAGTCATCCATACCCTCCACGGGTCAACTATTCTTCAAAACTTTGCACGTCATATTTGCCACTGCGAGCCAACTTGGACAATGGGGTCATTCATCGAACAAGCCGTGACAAACATCCGTCAGACTGTCGGCAGCGACAAGGTCATTTGCGCACTTAGCGGGGGAGTGGATTCTACAGTGGCCGCTGTCCTGGCTCACCGGGCAATTGGAGACCAATTGACCTGCATCTTTATTGACAATGGCCTTATGCGAAAGAATGAAGTGGCACAATTACAAACCACGTTCGATTCTGCCTATCATCTGAAAGTTCGCATTGCTGACCATGGAGACACCTTTCTATCAGCACTGGGGCGCACAACAGACCCGGAACGCAAACGAAAAATCATTGGTCGTCAATTCATCAAAGTTTTCGAACAAGAAGCAGTATCTTTAGGCACAGTCAAATTTCTCGTTCAAGGGACACTGTATCCTGATGTGATTGAAAGTCTGAGCGTGAAAGGGCCCTCGGCAACGATCAAAACACATCATAATGTCGGTGGCTTACCGAAACGCATGAAATTTAAACTGATTGAACCTTTTCGAGAATTGTTTAAAGATGAAGTTCGTCAATTGGGATTGGAATTAGGTCTGCCAGAGGACATTGTTTGGCGACAACCCTTTCCCGGTCCGGGCTTAGCAATTCGCATCATCGGTTCTGTGACCGCACAGCGCCTGGCAATTCTTCGTGAGGCGGATGCCATTGTCCGTGATGAAATTGAACGCGCCGGACTGTCAAGAACCATCTGGCAATCGTTCGCTGTTTTACTGCCAATCCAGACTGTGGGAGTCATGGGCGACCAACGGACCTACGAATCAGTGGTCGCCATTCGTGCCGTCACCAGTACAGACGGCATGACTGCGGACTGGGGAGTGATTCCGCCAGAGGTATTGGGCAAAATGTCCAATCGAATTATCAATG